The DNA sequence GGCGACGGCGTCCGGTGCGTTCGCCCCGGTCAGCAGCGTGGCGGCGACGGCTCCGGTGACGAACTGCCTGCGGCTCAGCGACACGGGTATCAGCCTCCGCTCGTCGTTACAACGTTGTAAAAGCAGTCTTACCCGGTTGATACAACGTTGTAAATCCGCCGTTCGTCGGCGCCGCGGGGTCAGGCGATGGTGCGGATGCGGCGGATCGCGAAGTAGACCAGCGCCGCCGTCAGCACCGCGAAGATGCCGGTTTCGATGGCTTGGAACGCCCAGAACCGGTCCCCCGGCTGGAATTCCAGCCAGTTGGCCGTGCCGGGGTCGGCCGGGCACTGCCCGGCCGGGCACGGGCCGATCCGGGCCTGCGGGAGCACCACCCGCCCCGCCTCGTCGCGGACGCTCTGGGTCAGGACCCAGTCGCCCGACGCCGGGTTCGGCGTCTGCGTGCCGGCCGGGGAGAAAGTCCGCACCTGCGCCGGCAGGTAGCGCGGCCGGGCGAGGACCTCGACCGCGACGCGGACCACCGCGTACCCGGCCAGCGCGAGCGCCATCGCCGGGACCACGCGCCGCCAGTACGTCCCCGCGAAGATCCCCAGCGCCAGCGCGAAGAGCGTGTACACCACCGGCACGATGCCCTGGACGTCGAACGCGAGGAAGGCGAGCCGGCCGGTGCTCGCGGTGACCAGCGGCTCGAACCACCACGACACGCCCAGCGCGTACCCGGCCGCCAGTACCGCCGTGATCGCGCCGGTCAGGCCGAACGTCGTGAGCGCCCACCGCAGCCGGCTCACACCCTGGGTCCACACCAGGCGGTGGGTGCCCTGCTCGACCTCGCGGGCCACCAGCGGCGCGCCGAAGAACACGCCGACCAGCGCCGGCAGGACCACGAACAGGACGGCGACGAACTGCAGGTTCCCGAACTCCCGCTGGAACTGGTGGCTGAGGCTTTCGCACCGCGCCACCGCTTCGGTCTGCGTGACCATCGACGCGGTGCCGAGCGCCGCGCGGCACGCCCCGAGGCCGTAGCCGTCGAACTTCTCGCGCATCGCCAGTCCCGTCGGCACCACGACCGCGGCGAGCAGGCCGAACACGACGAGCGTGAACAGCGCGGGCTTGCGGTGGCGGCGCCAGGTCAGCCAGAGCACGCGGGCACCTCCGCCGCGCCGAGGTGCCCGAGCACCAGGTCTTCCAGGCCGACTTCATGCTCTGTCCACAGTGGATCGATCGGCCCGGCGCGGCGCACCAGCAGCGTCGCCTGGCGTGCGGAGTGGTGAGCGCGGATGATCTGCGCGACGCCCGCGATGTCGTCGCTGCCGGCCCGCGGGCCGACGACCGTGCGGTGCGCGTCGAGCAGTTCGTCGACCGGCCCGGCCAGCCGGACGCGGGCGTCCTGGAGCACGATCAGGTGATCACAGGTGCGTTCGAGGTCGGTCAGCAGGTGCGACGACAGCAGCACGGTGGTCCCGTCCTCGGCCACCGCGCCCATGAGCGTCCGCAGGAACTCGCGGCGGGCCAGCGGGTCCAGGCTCGCGATGGGTTCGTCGAGCAGGAGGAGCCGCGGCCGCTTGGCCAGCGCGAGCGCCAGCGCGACCTGTGCGCGCTGCCCGCCCGAGAGCTTGCCGGCCGGCCGGTCCGGCGGAACGCCGGCGAGCCGCTCCCGCGCCGCCGCGGCGTCCCAGCGGCGGTTGAGCTTGCCGCCCATGGTGATCAGCTCGGCGGTGGTGAAGTCCCGGTAGAGCGGGGTGTCCTGAGCGACGAACCCGATTTCGGCGAGCGCGGCGGCGGGCGGGTGGCCGAACACCCGCACCTCGCCCGAATCCGGCCGCAAGAGCCCGGCGGCCAGGTGCAGGAGGGTGGTCTTACCCGCACCGTTCGGCCCGACGAGGGCGACGATCCGCCCGGCGGGGACGGCCAGTGCGCAGTCGCGCAGGGCCCAGGTGCGCCGGTAGCGCTTGCCCAGGCCGCGGGTTTCGACCGCCAGCTCCATCCCGGCCCCCTAGTGCCAGCGCGGCAGCGGAGTGCCGCGCGCCGGCCCACGCCCCCACGAACCGCGCACCGACGTTTCGACCGCCAGCTCCATCTCCGGCCCCCACTACGCGCGCGGCGCCGCTGTCCCGCGCACCGTCGTCTCGATCAGCGCCGCGATGTCGTCCGGCGTCATCCCCGCCGCCTCGGCGCGCTCCAGCCAGGCGACCAGCTCGTCCCGCAGGTGTGCCTGCGCGCCCAGGGACGGGCCGGCCAGGTCGCGCGTCACGAACGTGCCGACCCCCGGCCGTCCCTCGGCCAGGCCTTCGAGGACCAGCTCGCGGTAGGCCTTGAGCACCGTGTTCGGGTTGATCGCCAGGTCCTGGGCGACGTCGCGGACCTTCGGCAGCTGGTCGCCGGGGCGCAGCAGGCCGACCCGCAGCGCCTGCTTCACCTGCACGGCGAGCTGCATGTACGTGGCGACCCGGGAACGGCCGTCCAGGACGAACTCGATCACCGGACCTCCTACTGTCCTACGGCAGTAAGACAACACCGGGAAGCGCGGCGCTGTCAAGGCGGCTCCCGCGGGCATAGGGTCTCGACCGAGAGGCACACCGGCACCGGGAGGCAGGCATGTCGTTGTTGGACGGGCTGAGCGAGGCGATCACCTCGGGAGCGGTCGAGATCGTCGACCTCACCGCGCCCCTGAGCTCGAGCACGCCGATCCTGCAGTTGCCGGAGCCGTTCGCCAACACCATCCCCTTCCGCCTCGAAGAGATCAGCCGCTACGACGAGCGCGGGCCGCGCTGGTACTGGAACGACATCCACACCGGCGAGCACACCGGCACCCACCTCGACGTCCCGGTGCACTGGGTGTCCGGAAAGGACGGTCACGACGTCTCGCGGGTGCCGCTGAAGACGCTCGTCGCGCCCGCGGTCGTCCTCGACTTCTCCGCGCGGGCGGCGCAGGACCCGGACTTCCTGCTGTCCGTCGACGACGTCCGCGCCTGGACGGCCGAGCACGGGCCGCTGCCCGACGGCGGCTGGCTGCTCTACCGCACCGGCTGGGACGCGCGCAGCGAGGACCAGGGCGACTTCCTCAACGCCGACGAGACCGGGGCGCACTCCCCCGGCGTCTCGCCCGAGTGCGCGCGGTGGCTCGCCGAGGAAACGCCGATCACCGGCCTCGGTGTCGAGACCGTCGGGACCGACGCGGGGCAGGCACCCGCGCTCGAGCCGATGTTCCCCTGCCACGAACTCCTGCTGGGCGCGGGGAAGCACGGCCTGACGCAGCTGCGGAACCTGGCCGCGCTGCCGCCGACCGGGACGCTGCTGGTGGTCTCGCCGCTGCCGATCGTCGGCGGCTCCGGCAGCCCGGCGCGCGTGCTGGCGCTGGTGGAGCGGTGAACGTCGCGGAGCTCGTCGGCCGCACCCTCGCCGGCCTCGGCGCCGGCACCGCGTTCGGGGTGGTGGGCAGCGGCAACTTCGAGGTGACCAACGCGCTGCGCGCGGGCGGCGTCCGGTTCGTCGCCGCCCGCCACGAGGGCGGTGCCGCGAGCATGGCCGACGCCTACGCCCGGATGAGCGGGAAGGTGTCGGTGCTGTCGCTGCACCAGGGCTGCGGGCTGACCAACGCCGTCACGGGGATCACCGAAGCCGCCAAGAGCCGGACGCCGATGCTCGTGCTGACCGCCGACTCCGCGGGCGCGTCGGTGCTGTCCAACTTCCGCGTCGACCAGGACGGCCTGGCCGCCGCGGTCGGGGCGGTGCCGGAGCGCGTGCACTCGGCGGCGAGCGCGGTCGCCGACACCGTGCGGGCCTTCCGGACCGCGCGCCAGCAGCGGCGGACGGTCGTGCTGAACCTCCCGCTCGACGTCCAGGCCGCGCCCGCGCCCGCGCCGCCCCCGCTGCCGGCCGTCCCCGGCCCCGCGGCGGTGCGACCGGACCCCGCTTCGGTGGCCGCGTTCGCGGACCTCCTGGCGGCCGCCGAACGGCCGGTGTTCATCGCCGGCCGCGGCTCCCGCGGCAGCCGGGAACCGTTGCGGGAACTGGCTTCGCGGTGCGGTGCGCTGCTGGCGACGTCCGCCGTCGCGCACGGGCTCTTCCACGGCGACGAGTTCGCGATGGGCATTTCGGGCGGGTTCGCGTCGCCGGCCGCGGCCGAGCTGATCCTGGGCGCCGACCTCGTCGTCGGCTGGGGCTGCGCGCTGAACATGTGGACCACCTGGCACGGCAAGCTCCTCAGCCCGCACGCGAAACTCGTCCAGGTCGACGTCGAGCAGGCGGCCCTCGGCGCGCACCGGCCGGTCGACCTCGGCGTCGTCGGCGACGTCGCGGGCACCGCGGCCGAGGTGCTGGCCGTGGCGAAGGAGCGCGAGGGCTACCGCACCGAGTACGTCGCCGCCCGGATCGCGGCCGGGCGCTGGAACGACGTCGAGCACGAGGACCTGTCCCGCGGCGGGCGCATCGACCCGCGGACGCTGAGCAAGCTCCTCGACGAGCTGTTGCCGGCGGAGCGGATCGTCTCGATCGACTCCGGCAACTTCATGGGTTACCCGAGCGCCTACCTCTCGGTGCCCGACGAGCACGGATTCTGCTTCACGCAGGCGTTCCAGAGCATCGGGCTGGGCCTGGGCACGGCGATCGGCGCGGCGCTCGCCCGCCCGGACCGCCTGCCCGTACTGGGCACCGGCGACGGCGGGTTCCACATGGCACTGTCCGAACTGGACACCGCGGTCCGGCTGAAGCTGCCGCTGGTGGTCGTCGTCTACAACGACGCGGCCTACGGCGCGGAGATCCACCACTTCGGCGACGCCGACATGACGACGGTCCGCTTCCCCGACTCCGACCTCGCCGCCGTCGGCCGCGGCTTCGGCTGTGCGGGCGTGACGGTCCGGTCGGCCGAAGACCTGTTCGCGGTGCGCGAGTGGCTGGCCGGCCCGCGGACCGCGCCGCTGGTGATCGACGCGAAGATCGCCGACGACGGCGGTTCGTGGTGGCTCGCGGAGGCGTTCCGGCACTGACCCGGCCTTGACAACCGCCCGGCCCCGGCTGAATGCTGGTCGAGTTGTCTTACAGTCGTAAGACAGTGGGGGAACTAGTCATGGAGCCTCGATGCGACTCTTCCTGGCCGTCCTGGCGGCCGTCACCCTGTTCGCCGCACCGGCGGACGCGGGTCAGCCCCGCCCGCCCGCCGACCCCGCGGGCGCTCTCCTCGCCGCGTTCGACGACCACGCGATCGTCGCGAAGTCCAGCCCGGACGTCGGGCCGTTCCTGTTCGACCTCGTCCGCGACCCGCGCTTCCCCGGCCGCGTGAACGACATCGCCGTGGAGTGCGGGAATTCGCTGCTGCAGCCGTTGCTGGACAGCTACACCGCCGGCGGCGACGTCCCGGACATCAGCCGCGTCTGGCGCGACACGACCCAGCCGAGCTGCGGGTTCTCGACGTTCTACGAGCAGCTGTTCGCGCTGGTGCGGCAGGTCAACACGACGCTGCCCGCCGAGCGGAAGATCCGCGTGCTGGCGTGCGACCCGCCGGTCGACTGGAGCCGCGTCCAGGCCCCGGCCGACCTGGAGCCGTTCCTGGACCGCGACGCGACGATCACCTCGGTGGTCGAAACGCAGGTGCTGCGGAAGCACCGGAAAGTCCTGATGCTGTTCGGCCTCGGGCACCTCACGCACGACGGCGGCAGTGGCGCGGTCGCGCAGCTGGAGCGCGCGCACCCCGGGGCGGCGTACGTCGTCGCGGACCACCGCGGGTTCACCGCGGACAACGCCCGGCTCGAGCAGCGGCTGGGGTCGTGGCCCGCGCTGGTGCCGCTTCGGGGGTCTTGGCTGGGCGGGCTCGAGACGATGTACTTCCCGGTGAACCGCGACTACCCGCCGGGCACCCGGGGATACCCGGGCGTGGACGCGTACCTGTACGAAGGACCGGCGGCCACCCTGCTGCGTGAACCGCTGTCGGCGCGGGCGATCCTGGACACGAACTACCTGAACGAACTGCGGCGGCGGGCGACCGCGATCCAGGCCCCGCCGGACGGGCTCGAGTGGCCGGAGTTCTTCTTCGAGCGGGAGCGCACGTCCGGAGTCCTGCTGCGCGGCTAACGGACCGGGTGCGACACCCAGACGTTCGGCTCGACGTAGACCGCGAAGTCCTGGGCCGTCGAGACGAACACCGGGGCGAGCGCGCCCGGGACGGTCACGGCGCCGTCGCGGTCGAACGGCAGCCCCGTCCAGCGCCGCCAGTCCTCGAGCGGCGCCTGGACCGTCGCCGAGCAGGGGGCGACGGCTTCGATGCGGCCGCCCGCGCGGACGTGGGTGCGCAGCCAGCGGTCGGCGGGCAGCCCGTCCGCGCGGGTCTCCGCGGCGTACTCGCGCATCGGCCTCGACGGCACCGCCGCCTTGTCCGGCGGCCGGACCGGGATCACCAGCGACCCCAGTCCGGCCGCCGCCGCGGCTTCGCGCATCGCCGCCAGCACGGTGCCGGAGTGGCCACGGCCCTGGTGCTCCGGGTGCACGGCGATCTCCAGCGCGCCCGCGGTGTCCGGCTCGGCGTCGTCGAGCGCGTCCTCCGCGGCCCACACCGCCACCTCGTCCCAGCCGCGGGCGGGCAACTCCCCGCGGCCGCGGAACGGCACCATGATCCCGCGGGCGATCGGCTGCTCGTGCGCCAGCAACGCCACGACGAGGTGCGGCCAGCGGCGCGCCACCCGGCGGCCGCGCACCAGCAGGCTCGTGAGGCTGCCCGCCATGAACGCCGGCGAACCCGGCGGGTACGGGATGGCGTAGACGGCTTCGGCCAGGTCCGGCCGCCGCGCCAGCGTCGTGAGCACGTCAGCTGCCCCGGGACCACGACTCCAGCGCGATCAACGTCTTCGTCCCGGTCACCTGGTGGTGCCGCCGGATCTCGTCGATCGTCTTCTGCAGGTGGGCCATGTCGCGCACCCGCAGCCACACCAGCGCGTCCGGGTCGCCCGCGATCGTGAACACCGCCTGGGCCTCGGGCATGCGGGTCGTCGTGCGCAGGATCTCCGCGACCTTCGTGTTGCCGACGAAGCGCAGCTCGGTGAACGCCTCGATGCCCCAGCCCAGCTTCGCGTGGTCGACCTGGACCGTGAAGCCGGTGATCACGCCGGTCTCCCGCAGCCGGTCGATGCGGCGCTTGACCGCGGCCGTGGAGAGGGTGACGCGGCCGGCGATGTCGGACAGCGTCCGGCGGGCGTCCTCGCGCAGCAGGCCGAGGATCTCGTGGTCGGTCGCGTCGAGCAGCTCTTCGGGCATGCGCAGGAGCGTAACTCCGCGCAAAAAACCGAGCCAGCCGGCGCGTAGAGCCAAGGAAGTTTGCGTATAGGGTTCCGGAACGCCAACGCCTGTTGCGTCGCTGTGGCCGGCGTCGCACTGTGCCCGGAAGCACATCGAGAGGAGCCGCGCCGTGGAGACGTTCACGCTCGAAGACCGCTATCTGCGGGAGGCGGGAACCGTGCACCTGACCGGGGTGCAGGCCCTGGTCCGGCTGCTGTTCGACCGCGTCCGGCACGACCGCGCCCAGGGCGGCGACCCCGCCGTCTTCGTCTCGGGCTACGAGGGCTCCCCGCTGGCCGGGTACGACCTCGAGCTCGGCCGCCGCTCGACGCTGCTGGAGAAGCACGACGTCGTGCACCGGCCCGGGCTCAACGAGGAGCTGGCCGCGACCTCGGTGATGGGCAGCCAGCTCGTCGCGGGCGCCGGCGGGCAGCGCGGGGTCACCGGGTTCTGGTACGGCAAGGCCCCCGGCCTCGACCGGGCCTCCGACGCCCTCCGCCACGCCAACCTGGCCGGTACCGACCCGCGCGGCGGCGCGGTCGCGCTCGTCGGCGACGACCCGAACGCGAAGTCCTCGACCGTCCCCTGCGCGTCCGAGCTCGCCCTCGCCGACCTGGCGATCCCGATCCTCTACCCGGCCGACTCCCAGGACGTCCTCGACCTCGGCATGCACGCGGTCGAGCTGTCCCGCGCGGCCGGCGTGTGGACGTCGCTGAAGGTCGTCGCGAACGTCGCCGACGCGTCCGGCACGGCCACCGTGAGTCCGCGGTGGACCGCGCCGGAGATCGAGCGGGCGTACCGGCACACCCCGACGTCCCGGCTGCTCGGCACCAGCCTCGCCGAGCTGGAACGCAGCCTGTTCACCGTCCGGCTCCCGCTGGTCACCGATTACCTGCGCGCGAGCGGCGTCAACCGCATCACCGCGCGCGGGCCCGCCGACCGGATCGGCATCGTCTCCGCCGGCAAGTCCTACCTGGACCTCCAGCAGGCGCTGCGCGCGCTCGGCCTCGACGCGGGCGCCCTGGAAAAGTACGGGATCCGCGTGCTCAAGCTCGGCGCGATCCACCCGCTGGAGCCGTCGATCGTCCGCGAATTCGCCGACGGGCTCGAGGAAATCGTCGTCGTCGAGGAGAAGCGCTCGTTCGTCGAGTCCGCCCTCAAGGAGGTCCTCTACGGCGTTCCCGGCGCCCCCGCGGTCACCGGCAAGAAGGACCGCGACGGCCGCACGCTGTTCACCGAACTCGGTGAGCTGGAACCGGACGGCGTCGCGGCCGGGCTGGCCCGGCGGCTGCCCGGGGGCATCCCGTCGGTCGACGCCTTCAAGTCCCGCCGCCGCCGCGAGCGCATCTCGGTGCCGCTGCTCGCGCGGACGCCGTACTTCTGCTCGGGCTGCCCGCACAACTCGTCGACGAAGGTCCCGGAGGGCACGCTCGTCGGCGGCGGCATCGGCTGCCACACGATGGCCCTGTTCAT is a window from the Amycolatopsis sp. cg9 genome containing:
- a CDS encoding cyclase family protein, which translates into the protein MSLLDGLSEAITSGAVEIVDLTAPLSSSTPILQLPEPFANTIPFRLEEISRYDERGPRWYWNDIHTGEHTGTHLDVPVHWVSGKDGHDVSRVPLKTLVAPAVVLDFSARAAQDPDFLLSVDDVRAWTAEHGPLPDGGWLLYRTGWDARSEDQGDFLNADETGAHSPGVSPECARWLAEETPITGLGVETVGTDAGQAPALEPMFPCHELLLGAGKHGLTQLRNLAALPPTGTLLVVSPLPIVGGSGSPARVLALVER
- a CDS encoding ABC transporter permease encodes the protein MLWLTWRRHRKPALFTLVVFGLLAAVVVPTGLAMREKFDGYGLGACRAALGTASMVTQTEAVARCESLSHQFQREFGNLQFVAVLFVVLPALVGVFFGAPLVAREVEQGTHRLVWTQGVSRLRWALTTFGLTGAITAVLAAGYALGVSWWFEPLVTASTGRLAFLAFDVQGIVPVVYTLFALALGIFAGTYWRRVVPAMALALAGYAVVRVAVEVLARPRYLPAQVRTFSPAGTQTPNPASGDWVLTQSVRDEAGRVVLPQARIGPCPAGQCPADPGTANWLEFQPGDRFWAFQAIETGIFAVLTAALVYFAIRRIRTIA
- a CDS encoding thiamine pyrophosphate-binding protein; the protein is MNVAELVGRTLAGLGAGTAFGVVGSGNFEVTNALRAGGVRFVAARHEGGAASMADAYARMSGKVSVLSLHQGCGLTNAVTGITEAAKSRTPMLVLTADSAGASVLSNFRVDQDGLAAAVGAVPERVHSAASAVADTVRAFRTARQQRRTVVLNLPLDVQAAPAPAPPPLPAVPGPAAVRPDPASVAAFADLLAAAERPVFIAGRGSRGSREPLRELASRCGALLATSAVAHGLFHGDEFAMGISGGFASPAAAELILGADLVVGWGCALNMWTTWHGKLLSPHAKLVQVDVEQAALGAHRPVDLGVVGDVAGTAAEVLAVAKEREGYRTEYVAARIAAGRWNDVEHEDLSRGGRIDPRTLSKLLDELLPAERIVSIDSGNFMGYPSAYLSVPDEHGFCFTQAFQSIGLGLGTAIGAALARPDRLPVLGTGDGGFHMALSELDTAVRLKLPLVVVVYNDAAYGAEIHHFGDADMTTVRFPDSDLAAVGRGFGCAGVTVRSAEDLFAVREWLAGPRTAPLVIDAKIADDGGSWWLAEAFRH
- a CDS encoding ABC transporter ATP-binding protein — translated: MELAVETRGLGKRYRRTWALRDCALAVPAGRIVALVGPNGAGKTTLLHLAAGLLRPDSGEVRVFGHPPAAALAEIGFVAQDTPLYRDFTTAELITMGGKLNRRWDAAAARERLAGVPPDRPAGKLSGGQRAQVALALALAKRPRLLLLDEPIASLDPLARREFLRTLMGAVAEDGTTVLLSSHLLTDLERTCDHLIVLQDARVRLAGPVDELLDAHRTVVGPRAGSDDIAGVAQIIRAHHSARQATLLVRRAGPIDPLWTEHEVGLEDLVLGHLGAAEVPACSG
- a CDS encoding GntR family transcriptional regulator, coding for MIEFVLDGRSRVATYMQLAVQVKQALRVGLLRPGDQLPKVRDVAQDLAINPNTVLKAYRELVLEGLAEGRPGVGTFVTRDLAGPSLGAQAHLRDELVAWLERAEAAGMTPDDIAALIETTVRGTAAPRA
- a CDS encoding Lrp/AsnC family transcriptional regulator, with the protein product MPEELLDATDHEILGLLREDARRTLSDIAGRVTLSTAAVKRRIDRLRETGVITGFTVQVDHAKLGWGIEAFTELRFVGNTKVAEILRTTTRMPEAQAVFTIAGDPDALVWLRVRDMAHLQKTIDEIRRHHQVTGTKTLIALESWSRGS